Genomic DNA from Nicotiana tabacum cultivar K326 chromosome 21, ASM71507v2, whole genome shotgun sequence:
tttgctgcaacagagaccggtccagcataatatactggagttcggtgcacctgtgtatgaactccagcatattatgctggatcggtatactttgctgactccagtataatatactggggactggagcaccggtgctccaaactccagtatattatactggacaattatacttgctggaactccagtatattatgctggagttctagtgtacttatgctggaactccagtataatatgttggagttcaagcatacttatgctggaactccagtataatatactggcgtattttccgggttttgaacagtgttttcgcttagatttatctttatatgaaaagtagctaaatttcaattacttttaaaattggactatttttgaacgaccaattgtaaatctggctatttttgaatttctcccaactACATGAGGTCGAGGTTGACTTGTATTGGGCTAAAAGGCTACCATTTTAATGGGCTAGACAAATACCAGCTCAACCCAATCAAATTAGCAGGCTTGGTTGGATCGATTTTACCGACGAAGTTCATTTTGACGGCTCTAGTTTTAAGGTAATGCAATATGGTAATCACCAAAAAATTAGCTGGGCTAGCCACTTTTTAGATCGTAACAAATATATTAGCAAAGTAGCCACTGGTCTGACTATATTAACGTTTGTCCCTAACTAACGCATGGAACAACTCCTGCAATCGGTGTTGGAATCTGGAAACATAATAGAAAAGAGAAAATTAAATCGAAAAAGGAACACATTCTAGTTTTCACAAAAACACCAGTTTGATACAGTTAGATTTTAGCCTTTTTTCTTTTGACATCTCTAGCCCCTCCTACATTTTCATCTTCCATATTTCTTAATTACATTTTCTATGCCCCCCTCTACATTTACATAGCTTTCTCCCCACTCTTAGTGTGAACAAACATCCTGAGGATTTTCAACAACTATGATATACAATGTTAGATTAATCTTTGTGCTTTTAAACTGCAGTTTTTGTAACAATATTAAGCCACTTGTATGGTTGCTGGTTTAGGATTTCCTTCACCAGATTTAGCCTTGGGTTTAACTGCTCGCGACGATCTCAACGTTGATGGTGAACTAGATTTTGGAGAGGAAGTCGACTTCGGCTTCCTCCGTTTGTGTTTCCTGGGAGGACTAGGAACATCTGAAGTTGTCATGTCCTTGTAAATGTTAGCTGCTGTTTTTTGTCGCGCTGCCTCTCCACAACCTGTCCAAAAGAAgcgatattatatatatatatatatatatatatatatatatatatatatatatatatatatatatatattaattaaacaaagaatacaatttacacaagtaattcatgctttgaatcctaaacaataaagaaaaagtTGGGACGTATTCACATACATATGCGTTTCTTACCAATCTATTTAATGCTATATTAAGAAGTAATAACCTGCATGATGATTGGAGAATATTATTGGACTGCGACATGCTTATAGTGTTTTGAAGAAATCTTTTGGTTGTTAATCTCAACAAAAATAACGTTGGTGAATTTTTCTTATCTGTCTAAATCCTGGTAGGCAGAGTTACTTGGTACCTATATTAATAGAAGATACCATGTACTCGCCGATAATTGAGATGCACACAAACTGACCAGGATACCATCGGTATAAAAGAAAGACATCATTGGTTGTTAATTGTTGGCTTATTCAGTACATTTTTCTGGTGCGCAAAGGGGAAAAAGAGTTAAAAGTAAAATTAACCTTGAGATGACCAAGCAGAACCAGAACTACCAACAGAAGTTGCTGCAAATTCCGGCCCTGCCTTGAATGCTTTCATCTTTGATTCCAcacaaaataaaaccaaaaaaaaaaaaaaaacagaaatgtcAGGTATGACATGTATTTGTATAATAAAGCAATTCAAGTTTAAGGGTTACAAAATGAAAAAGTATATCACCTAACTATAGTTAAATGGTAACGCCGATATACAAGACATATATCTTGCATTTGGTATAAATATCAGGTGCGAGTAAATTTTTTCGTGACGTAAATATGTGAATATAAGAATGATGGAAAGATAAACATACCCAAGTGGGTGTATTTCCAGAGGGACCTTCCCAACCAATATGTGCCACATGTTTAACATCAGTTGGACATCCTATCTCCAACTCCCTCTCCTTAACAACTGTAAATTACAAAAACATTTTTGCCTTAGCCTCAAAATTAACCCAAAAAACACACAAATTCCATTGAAGGGAAATGGCATTACCAAAAATACTGGTGATATATTTGTAAATCCCCTTCACTTTGGTTGCCATGGTATAGATTATAAAGCCCCAAAAATCCAAGTGTATTCTGCTTAGAGATGAAACAGAACACAAGCAAAAGGACCACGCCAATAGGAAGAACTGATTCCTTTGCCTAATCAAAAGACAAACACATTAAACAAAAagttaaattagaaaaaaaattacaCTTTTCATATGTAGATAAAAAAGGCACATTGCAAAAGGCAAATGGATCTAAATTCCGAAATGGTTCAATTGAATATCCATCACCGAAAATACACAGTAAAGAAAGGGTACAACAATTCGAGGTATGATATTCTTgtccggtgcacaaagcatcccgcattcacgCGAGGTCTAGGGAATGGACGCACCCCAATCTGGTGTGATGTAGGCAGTCTactctaatgcaagcattagtggctgatTCCACGGTAGGTCACACAGAGACAATTTTACCATTGCTCCAAGGCTCTCCTTCTAGGCAGAGGCAGACCTACGCTATACCGAGAGGGGTCACCGGCACCCATAAAATTCGGCGAAAATTTCAGGTATACTTGTATGTCTTtagaaaatagtgatatattaATAATGGACACTCTATAGACAAAACAATTTTGGTTGAATCTAAAAGTACACCCCCAACCTTCAAATCCTAGGTCCGCCTGTGCTTCTAGGTAcgacatttttgggtttttttaaaTCCCCTTATTAGAATTCCAACGTTCTTGAttgacaaaaggaaaaagaagacaaAGGAATGTAATGACACAATACAATACCGTTTTAGGTAAACGCTTAAGCCATGCGGAAAGAAAGGAGATGAAAAAGGGAAGCTTATTTTATCTCCTCTTAACTGCATTCCCCATATATTCTTTcaaatattattgatattataTGCATGCAACAAGCATGCATATATGAAgaacaaattaaagaaaaggaaattaaaaaGCCAGAAAGTTGGTGGATCCAAAATGAAGGAGAAAAGATATGATATTAGGGCAAAAATTGCCCAGAGGATCGAGTTGAAAAGAAACCTTTgtttttttcctctccttttctcTATTAATTGTTTGAATGGGGCAAATTTTTTGTTTGGATAATCTAAAgatagagagagagggagaaggAAGAAAGAGGGATGAATAATTAGAGAAAGAGAAAATTAAGAATTAGAAGTAGAGGTGGACAACTACCTAAATTGTCCCAAAGGAAAGGTTGAGAGGTTGGCTTACAAATAACATGGACGGAGAGAGAAACACAAGAAACcatgtattattatttatttaatttaaaatggTGGTGTTCAAACGAATTTGGTCGCACCTCAATGATTAAAccacatatttttagagtattTTTTATTAGAATAAGTGTCGAGTGATTTTATTCATCAACGCTCATATAGATGaaagaaattaggaaaaatgacacCTGTATAgtcgctgtaaaaataatagccgaaaaaaatatataaaatttgtatattttttgtatatatatatatatacatattctaTATgtcatatacaaaaattatacaaattttatatactttttcggcaactagatgtaaatagtttctggcacgggctaaaagtgataatactccAGGAAATTATCTACTAGCATTTATCTTTTTGGTAATAACTGTGAATATTACCATTAACAATAAAAAAATTTACACCTAGAAAGCACCTAGTATCTGCTACGCCTCATGAGATTTCTGCTAATTACATATCCGAGTAAACAAATATTGACATCTATAAGCTCTACCTGTATTCCTCATGCTATCTAGTCTAATCTTAACTTCTTGCTGTATTTTTGCTATGGTTTAGTAGCatgttttttttggttttctatcCGGTATTCGGTACCCGCATTGGAGCTcgactatatccggattcgcgCCGAGTAAGGCCCCATTCGGGGGATAGCGCTCCCTATCAAAGATTTTTCCATACCCAAGGCTCGAACttgagacctctggttaaggaaGGAACAGCCACATCCACTGCACCACATCACTTGATGGTTAGTAGCATGTTGTTACTAAAGCAATCCTAATTTTTCAAGATTTTTACCCAGCTCATTGATTATTATGCTACTACAAAAAATAAAGTATCAGAAAAACCCATTTGCATATTATTTTCTAAAGACGTTCAGGAAAACAATAACTGAGGTTCTctaaggaaaaaaatgaaaataaaaagaaacaaaagaataaTTAGGGAAATAAAATAAGTGGAATTATTTGCAAGTTATTATGAACGAGTAAGTCGCGGAATCCTTTCTGTACTTTTCTCTTTCTTACTTCCGTGAGAAGGCATGACACTTTAGGTGAATCCAATGTCTAAAAAATACGATAGAGATGCTAAGTATATAAATAAAAAGATTAGACTTTAATGTTTTAAAGTTGTGTGGGGCTAGGCGAAAAGTGAACAATATCGCTAGTGAATTAGGCCGTTACAAAACATCTTTAGTTAAATGACCTTTTAGTGAATAAatgtaaaatgtaaataaataaattattaggCTAAGTCAATTCAAAGACAGTAATATTATCCGTCCGCTTTAGGACAAGTTTTGCACCGTTTTTatacacatttaattttaaaaaagtaCATATAAACCTTAAGTgcgactttttttttcttatcaattttCAATACGTGGACCTGTTGGTCTCGGAGATTGATACATTTAAGCAACTTTTGTTTTGACCTTTAAGCATATGAATAATTTAATTATAACGATTGTCAACCTCAGAAATTGTTTCCCTTTCATTTCTAGAACAATTGCATCATTATACTTCAATGATTAGGAGATATTGAGAAAAAGTCTACTCTACTCCCAGCGGTTGCAGGGGACGATGTAGCATAAGAGTACCGGGTTAATTTGAACTTGGTATTTCTGATGCAGTCATGCTACCACCTGAGCTTGTCCCAAATTCCTGTTACACACCTGTAGACTACGTGAATAATTTTATACAtttaacctttcaaaaatgtgTCTATGATACACCACTTTTGTATTTGACCACTTCTTTTAAATAGGTATATGTCACGGATCAATTAAATCATGACACGTGTCATgaagttaaaagaaaaaagaaaaagaaattcatcttcttcctcaatGAAAACCATCCACCATGGCTACTACAACCTTTATCTCAGTTTCAAGATCAGAGAACATGAATAAAAATCAACAACCAAAGTTTTCAACATCAACCTTAGATTTCTTCAAGTTTAACCCAACTCAAAAATTCACAGTACTCTTCTTCGGCCTTCTTAGACAAATTTCGATCCACTGCTCAGTTCATCTCTAAATGAGTTTCAATTGAAATGGAGCTTTTAATATATAACTAATTCAATCCCGAAACACCAATTTCAACAAACAACAACATTTCAAATAATCAATTTCTAGGTCTTGCGCAATTTGTAGAAACAACGCGAATCAGAACGGGTGAAAACAAAAAATCTTTAGATGATTTTATGTTGGAAAAACAAAAAACCCCACCAAAAAAGAAGCAAAGGCCAAAGATAGGTGCGGAAGAAGGGTAAGGGGTGATGATGttcatctcattgaagaagtattaggcatgtgcctaataagagttttctttggtttggtagccaaccttgttgacttggtttggttggtagccaaccttgttgaattagtttggtttggtagccaaccttgttgaatttctttggtttggtagccaactttgttgaattgtgaaaagtgtgtgtaaattgtcaaatattgtaggctttagagggtgaagctttggctataaaaggagagcttcaactctcatttcttcacaccaacaaagagagaaagaaagagtgaggtttcacagacaaggtataagaaaatagtctgtgaggaaaatagagagtgagcgatattgtagtgaggtgggaatatcaaaagagggttatttcttttgagtgttgtagtggtctttggagtatttacctccgacctacaaagtgtaaaattccttactatagtgatatcagttgctcctctcggggtcgtggttttttcccttattcagaagggttttcc
This window encodes:
- the LOC107824749 gene encoding uncharacterized protein LOC107824749, whose protein sequence is MQLRGDKISFPFSSPFFPHGLSVYLKRQRNQFFLLAWSFCLCSVSSLSRIHLDFWGFIIYTMATKVKGIYKYITSIFVVKERELEIGCPTDVKHVAHIGWEGPSGNTPTWMKAFKAGPEFAATSVGSSGSAWSSQGCGEAARQKTAANIYKDMTTSDVPSPPRKHKRRKPKSTSSPKSSSPSTLRSSRAVKPKAKSGEGNPKPATIQVA